One stretch of Eupeodes corollae chromosome 2, idEupCoro1.1, whole genome shotgun sequence DNA includes these proteins:
- the LOC129945891 gene encoding fas-associated death domain protein — MPETQHWSYDLIKSAISEKQVNSIDIENFKRLFKDEIQSSRRYANIKTLNDLLDCLERRDSLSEYNIDPLRTLSEFFADDEIDIALEKYQKPVDSNDLQNKYALQRNLEKIAIKSDFKEIPRPPPQMEQKSIVIIEFTQKKRDDIYKLIVRDIGRDWRFFGRELSIRAGDLDRIDAKHPNDLHAKVYEVFSIFETDPSNNPREHYNIICEALDNCRRKDIRRLVQKVMSY, encoded by the coding sequence atgcCAGAAACTCAACACTGGAGTTATGATTTAATAAAATCGGCGATAAGCGAGAAACAAGTAAATTCAATTGATATAGAGAACTTCAAGAGGCTATTCAAAGATGAAATCCAATCCTCAAGACGCTATGCCAACATAAAAACGCTTAACGATCTCCTGGATTGCTTGGAACGAAGAGACAGTCTTTCTGAATATAACATCGATCCTCTGCGTACACTTTCTGAATTTTTTGCTGATGATGAAATCGATATTGCTTTAGAGAAGTATCAGAAGCCAGTGGATTCAAATgatctacaaaataaatatgCTCTTCAAAGGAACCTCGAGAAAATTGCCATCAAAAGTGATTTCAAGGAAATACCTCGTCCACCTCCACAAATGGAACAAAAATCTATAGTTATCATAGAATTTACCCAAAAGAAACGGGATGACATCTATAAACTTATTGTTCGTGATATTGGAAGGGATTGGCGTTTCTTTGGTCGTGAGTTGTCTATCCGCGCTGGAGATTTGGATAGGATCGATGCAAAGCATCCCAACGATCTACATGCAAAGGTATATGAAGTTTTTAGCATTTTCGAAACCGATCCAAGTAACAATCCTAGAGAGCATTATAATATTATCTGCGAAGCATTGGACAATTGCAGAAGAAAAGATATTCGAAGATTAGTTCAAAAAGTAATGAGCTATTAG